In the Planctomycetia bacterium genome, ACTGCGCAAAATAAGCGAGCAATATAGTTCGCATTACGACGACGAAGCGGCGTCGTAAAAAAGTTTCGGTTGATGCGATGGTAAATCGTCGCAGAGCGGCGTGGGGTTATGCCAAACGAAACGGTTGTCCGGTCGCTTCGAGCACCGAGAACCAGAGATCGCCGTTCGGGTCGACTTGGTTCCGTTTGGAGACCGCGAGCGACATCGGCAAGTGGACGAATCGCCCATGCCAACGCCCGACGACCATCTCCGTGCGGCCGGCCATCGCGGCATGCACGGCATTGTGGGCCAAGCGAACGCAGTAGACGCTGTCGTAAGGGTTCGCCGGAACGCTGCGAATCGCGTAGCTCGGGTCGATGTATTTCAGATTGAGTTCGGTGCGCGCGGCGGCGAAGTCGTCGGTGATTTTTTGTTTGAGGAAGACGCCGATGTCGTGCAGCTTCGTATTGCCCGAGGCGTCGGTGCCGCCGGCCGCCGCGTTGATGAGGTCTTGGCCCGCTCCTTCGGCGACGACGACCATCGCATGGCCGCGCTCGACGACACGGCGGCGCAAGCAATTCAAGAAGCCCCGTTCCCCTTCCAATTGAAACGGAACTTCCGGGATCAACACGTAGTTGGCATCGTTTTTCGCCAGCGCCGCATAGCAAGCGATGAAGCCGGAATGGCGGCCCATCAGCTTGACGAGTCCGACGCCGTTCGGTGCCGACTTCGCTTCGACGTGTGCTGCGCGAATCGAGATCGTCGCTTCGGAGAACGCGGTTTGAAAGCCGAAGCTTTGGTCGATATACGGAATGTCGTTGTCGATCGTCTTCGGGATGCCGACCACGGCGATCTTCTCGCCGCGCTCGGCGACGACCTGCGCGATCTTCATCGCTCCGCGCAACGTACCGTCGCCTCCGATCACGAACAGGATGCTGATGTTCATCCGTTCCAAGCAGTCGACGATTTCGCCCGGATCTTGCTCGCCGCGCGAGGTGCCGAGGATCGTGCCGCCGTCTTCGTTGATGCCGCTGACGGCTTCGGGCGTCAGGTCGAGCACGCTCCGGCCGTAGCGCGCGATGAAACCCTGGTAGCCGTTGCGGAAACCATAGATGCGCCGCACGCCGTAATGAAACGAGAGCTCCATCACGAGCCCGCGAATGACATCGTTCAGGCCGGGGCAAAGCCCGCCGCAAGTGACGATGCCGACGCGCGTCTTCGAGGGGTCGAAGAAGATCTTGCGCCGCGGACCGGCGGGCTCGAAGCCGGGGAGCTGGTCCGTCGGTACTTCATGCTCCGAGGCGGCCGAGACGACCCCGTCGAACAAGACGCGATCCCCTTCATCGACGTTGTGGATGCTGCGCTGCCGATGCTCCAAGAGCGGCATCAGCGGCGAGTCGAGTCGGCAGGGGCCGAGCGACTTCACGACCAATTCCGTAGTGTTACTCATAGTGTTCGACTTCCGTCACACGTCGCAGGGCTACTGGTTCGAGCCGGCGTTCGGCTATCCGGTGGTACGCATCCCTGCGGCAATTCCTTGGACCGTCAGACGGAGCAGGTCGCGCAAGTGCTCCGCTTCGGCCGCGTCGACCTCGCCCCCTTGCAAGGCACGGCGGCGGCGCATGAGCTCGATCTGGATGAGATTCAACGGATCGATGTACGGATTGCGCGAATCGATCGAGCTTTGAAACCAAGGGGTCGCACCGAGCAGCTCGGGCACGCCGATCACGTCGAGCAGCGCCTGCCGCGCCTTATCGCGCTCGGACGCGATGCGAATCCACATCCGCTTGCGAATGTCTTCCGACTCGGAAAGTTCGGAGTAGCGTTGAGCGACATACATGTCGGCTTTGGCGAGTGCGAGCGAGGCGTTGTCGATCGTGGCCTG is a window encoding:
- a CDS encoding ATP-dependent 6-phosphofructokinase, which produces MSNTTELVVKSLGPCRLDSPLMPLLEHRQRSIHNVDEGDRVLFDGVVSAASEHEVPTDQLPGFEPAGPRRKIFFDPSKTRVGIVTCGGLCPGLNDVIRGLVMELSFHYGVRRIYGFRNGYQGFIARYGRSVLDLTPEAVSGINEDGGTILGTSRGEQDPGEIVDCLERMNISILFVIGGDGTLRGAMKIAQVVAERGEKIAVVGIPKTIDNDIPYIDQSFGFQTAFSEATISIRAAHVEAKSAPNGVGLVKLMGRHSGFIACYAALAKNDANYVLIPEVPFQLEGERGFLNCLRRRVVERGHAMVVVAEGAGQDLINAAAGGTDASGNTKLHDIGVFLKQKITDDFAAARTELNLKYIDPSYAIRSVPANPYDSVYCVRLAHNAVHAAMAGRTEMVVGRWHGRFVHLPMSLAVSKRNQVDPNGDLWFSVLEATGQPFRLA